The Impatiens glandulifera chromosome 8, dImpGla2.1, whole genome shotgun sequence genome includes a window with the following:
- the LOC124913096 gene encoding CLAVATA3/ESR (CLE)-related protein 16-like — protein MCLENRVRRRKSSIRAQETGQVKKLLFFFIFLIFILSFPAHSSSLQPDSSGPRKVQFFPAALHGTRSVEAKKLMGSNSEDKFYDEDKRLVRTGPNPLHN, from the coding sequence ATGTGTTTAGAAAACAGggtaagaagaagaaaaagcaGTATTAGAGCACAAGAAACAGGGCAGGTCAAAAAGCTACTGTTTTTCTTCATCTTTCTCATCTTCATTCTGTCTTTCCCTGCCCATTCATCATCACTCCAGCCAGATTCATCCGGTCCAAGAAAAGTTCAGTTTTTTCCTGCTGCCCTCCATGGAACAAGGTCAGTTGAAGCCAAGAAGCTTATGGGTTCAAATTCGGAAGATAAGTTTTATGATGAAGACAAGAGATTGGTTAGAACCGGTCCAAACCCACTTCATAATTGA